The Vescimonas coprocola genome includes a window with the following:
- a CDS encoding helix-turn-helix domain-containing protein, whose translation MAIRYKVDVLAELKKKGYTSTKIREEKLIGQSYLQQLRHGELVSWKTLDTICALLDCQPADLIEYVKEDDVSERG comes from the coding sequence ATGGCAATCCGTTACAAGGTGGACGTGTTGGCAGAGCTGAAAAAGAAAGGCTACACCTCTACCAAAATCCGTGAAGAAAAACTGATTGGTCAGTCCTACCTCCAACAGCTAAGGCATGGGGAACTGGTGTCGTGGAAAACGCTGGACACAATCTGCGCTCTGTTGGACTGTCAGCCTGCCGATCTGATTGAGTATGTAAAAGAGGACGATGTCAGCGAAAGGGGCTGA
- the cls gene encoding cardiolipin synthase produces MGKIIRRILTIIPAVALQSLWLLLLMKWLTPYAPIIVSLLSVAAFFLVVFIIIKRDETAYKLLWLLVILSLPLVGALLYLLFGNKRTARPLKRRLQQVQKSCNPQPLPIKEAPFDGEKRMGQTVRWLEEKTQYPMCAVEQVRYYPLGDNMFPDMLADLKNARNSIYVEYFIIEPGHMWDAIVNELEVKMEQGVDVRVIYDDLGSISSFNFSNVRELKKKGIPCIPFNPFLALKGTANYRDHRKMLIIDNEVAYSGGINLSDRYINLEHPYGHWKDTGFRITGEPVKNFTHMFLTFWNAFSLEKEAGQLAMPTYPKRYPAPPHTFDGYVLSYYDSPLNHEATSNQLFIDLLSQSTDYAWFFTPYLMLGDDLMDAMISAAQRGVDVRIIMPGIPDKKLIFRMSRSFYQVLLTGGIKIYEYTPGFVHAKSFVSDDKVATIGTVNLDYRSLFLHFENNSFFYRSSIIAAIKDDFIATQAKCKEVKPYDMKHYSRRWVVDGVLRIFAPLC; encoded by the coding sequence ATGGGAAAAATCATTCGACGCATTCTAACAATTATTCCAGCGGTGGCTTTACAATCGCTCTGGCTTTTGCTGTTGATGAAATGGCTGACCCCTTACGCACCGATTATTGTGTCACTGCTTTCCGTTGCAGCGTTTTTCTTGGTGGTATTTATTATTATAAAGAGAGATGAAACCGCTTATAAATTGCTTTGGCTGCTGGTTATTCTGTCACTACCTTTGGTAGGAGCGTTACTATATCTGCTCTTTGGAAATAAACGGACGGCCCGCCCTCTAAAAAGGCGCTTGCAGCAAGTTCAAAAGAGTTGCAATCCGCAGCCTCTTCCAATAAAAGAAGCTCCCTTTGACGGCGAAAAACGCATGGGGCAAACAGTGCGGTGGCTGGAAGAAAAAACGCAATATCCGATGTGTGCAGTTGAGCAGGTTCGTTACTATCCGTTGGGCGATAATATGTTCCCTGATATGCTTGCCGATTTGAAAAATGCAAGAAACTCGATTTACGTAGAATACTTCATTATTGAGCCGGGGCATATGTGGGACGCAATCGTGAACGAACTGGAAGTAAAAATGGAGCAGGGCGTTGATGTACGTGTGATATACGATGATCTTGGCAGTATTTCTTCGTTCAATTTCAGTAATGTCCGTGAACTGAAAAAGAAAGGCATTCCATGTATTCCTTTTAATCCTTTCCTTGCCTTAAAAGGAACTGCAAACTATCGCGATCATCGCAAAATGCTGATTATTGACAACGAAGTTGCTTATAGCGGAGGTATCAACTTATCAGATCGGTATATCAATTTGGAACATCCCTATGGACACTGGAAGGACACAGGCTTTCGGATTACTGGTGAGCCAGTAAAAAATTTTACCCATATGTTCTTGACCTTTTGGAACGCATTTTCGCTGGAAAAAGAAGCAGGACAGCTTGCAATGCCCACATATCCCAAAAGGTATCCTGCGCCGCCGCACACATTTGATGGTTATGTGCTTAGTTACTACGATTCGCCCCTTAACCATGAAGCTACCAGTAATCAGCTCTTTATTGACTTGCTTTCTCAAAGCACGGATTACGCATGGTTTTTTACACCGTATCTTATGCTTGGCGATGACTTGATGGATGCAATGATTTCCGCTGCTCAACGTGGTGTAGACGTGCGGATCATTATGCCCGGCATCCCTGATAAGAAGCTGATTTTCCGTATGTCTCGGAGCTTTTATCAGGTGTTGCTGACTGGCGGCATCAAGATTTATGAGTATACTCCCGGCTTCGTTCATGCAAAGAGCTTTGTATCAGACGACAAAGTTGCGACGATAGGAACTGTCAATCTGGACTACCGCAGTCTCTTTCTCCACTTTGAAAACAATTCGTTCTTTTATCGTTCCAGTATTATTGCAGCAATAAAGGACGATTTCATCGCTACACAGGCAAAATGTAAAGAGGTAAAGCCCTATGATATGAAACATTATTCGCGCCGCTGGGTCGTAGATGGTGTCCTTCGTATTTTCGCACCGCTATGTTGA
- a CDS encoding TetR/AcrR family transcriptional regulator, with translation MRRTTATTDYLKECMGTALLELMKEKPIEKISIEEMTAKADVGRSTYFRYFKSKDEVLSFKITCLWKRFSDEHGATNFATGSYDGIRLFFEFCLSTRPICDLLYSADRQYVILNFYLQEVASIVANADAKTHYFIQFITYGLFGLMNAWVLRGYKETPQEMAQIVCDWEASSEEK, from the coding sequence ATGCGAAGGACAACGGCTACAACAGACTATCTGAAAGAATGTATGGGTACAGCGTTGCTGGAACTAATGAAAGAAAAACCCATTGAAAAAATCAGTATTGAGGAGATGACTGCCAAGGCAGATGTAGGTCGCTCCACTTATTTCCGTTATTTCAAAAGTAAAGATGAAGTTCTGTCTTTCAAAATCACATGTCTGTGGAAGCGCTTTTCCGACGAACACGGTGCTACCAACTTCGCCACTGGTAGTTATGACGGCATCAGGCTGTTTTTTGAATTTTGCCTTTCCACTCGTCCTATTTGTGATCTGCTCTACTCAGCTGATCGCCAATATGTGATTCTAAACTTCTATTTACAAGAAGTGGCATCCATTGTCGCTAATGCCGATGCCAAAACGCACTACTTTATCCAATTTATTACATATGGATTGTTTGGGCTTATGAATGCGTGGGTATTACGAGGCTATAAAGAAACCCCACAGGAAATGGCACAAATAGTTTGCGATTGGGAAGCATCTTCGGAGGAGAAATAA
- a CDS encoding TetR/AcrR family transcriptional regulator, with amino-acid sequence MHGTTIDRRVKKTKKQLRLALMHLMTQKSAKSISVRELAEQADINRSTFYIHYKDVNDLLLHLEDEMAERLSELCRRHDPKDSMTGGYPFLTDLYAFIQENADLCKVLLGGYGDRAYTERICRILRDDFIEAYLSLLCPGDREKIHYFCAFIVPGNLMLALRWLQDGTRESPEEIARFAGQFINSGVQSFAGR; translated from the coding sequence ATGCATGGCACGACCATTGACAGACGGGTAAAAAAGACCAAGAAGCAGCTGCGGCTGGCGCTGATGCATCTGATGACCCAGAAGAGCGCCAAGAGCATCTCGGTCCGGGAGCTGGCGGAGCAGGCGGATATCAACCGCAGCACCTTCTATATCCACTATAAGGACGTCAACGACCTGCTGCTGCATCTGGAGGATGAGATGGCGGAGCGTCTGTCAGAGCTCTGTCGGCGGCACGATCCCAAGGACTCCATGACCGGCGGCTACCCCTTCCTGACGGACCTCTACGCCTTCATTCAGGAGAACGCTGACCTGTGCAAGGTGCTGCTGGGGGGCTACGGTGACCGGGCCTATACAGAGCGCATCTGCCGCATCCTACGGGATGACTTCATCGAGGCGTATCTGTCCCTGCTATGTCCCGGCGACCGGGAGAAGATCCACTACTTCTGCGCCTTCATCGTGCCGGGAAATCTGATGCTGGCCCTGCGCTGGCTTCAGGACGGCACCAGAGAATCCCCGGAGGAAATAGCCCGCTTCGCCGGGCAGTTCATCAACAGCGGTGTGCAGTCCTTTGCCGGAAGATGA
- a CDS encoding phosphatase PAP2 family protein → MQSNHIKPEVNYREFRIHKLNTPEFSHVRLLLYWPIFGLLFLFLERLQPQRNYYPVYCGLDDIIPFCEWALIPYLFWFVFLIGTLVYTFFVDVPAFRRMMYFVIVTYTITVLIYLFFPTCQNLRPEAFVRNNLLTRFIELFYSFDTNTNVCPSLHVIGSVAAMFGLWDCKALQSVGWKIAATSIAVCISLSTVFMKQHSIMDVLAALPVCFFGWWIAYKILPNNKTNRFLTRM, encoded by the coding sequence ATGCAAAGTAATCATATAAAGCCGGAAGTTAATTACCGTGAGTTCCGCATCCATAAACTTAATACACCTGAATTTTCTCACGTCAGGCTATTGCTTTACTGGCCAATTTTCGGCTTGCTGTTTTTGTTTCTTGAGCGGTTGCAACCGCAACGAAATTACTATCCCGTCTATTGTGGACTCGATGATATAATACCATTTTGTGAATGGGCGTTGATTCCGTATCTATTTTGGTTTGTCTTTCTAATCGGTACGTTGGTTTATACTTTTTTCGTCGATGTACCTGCATTTCGGCGTATGATGTATTTTGTGATAGTCACCTATACGATCACGGTTTTGATTTACCTGTTCTTTCCAACCTGCCAAAATTTGCGGCCAGAAGCATTTGTACGCAATAATCTACTTACACGCTTTATTGAATTATTCTATAGTTTCGATACCAATACAAATGTTTGCCCCTCACTTCATGTAATAGGCTCTGTTGCCGCGATGTTTGGGTTATGGGATTGCAAGGCGCTCCAAAGCGTCGGATGGAAAATCGCTGCTACATCAATCGCCGTGTGTATCAGTCTCTCCACCGTTTTTATGAAACAGCATTCTATCATGGATGTTCTCGCTGCATTGCCAGTCTGTTTCTTTGGTTGGTGGATTGCCTATAAGATACTCCCCAATAATAAAACAAACCGATTTCTTACGAGGATGTAA
- a CDS encoding glycosyl-4,4'-diaponeurosporenoate acyltransferase CrtO family protein has translation MKHFLMCLLYIAALGVLSFVVGRLIPKHWFHADRFPWVCHPAEQKLWKRLHVRKWQAKIPDMSRIFVKIMPEKKLTKENYENLPRMIEETCVAEWTHILLSIAGLGLLKIWSGVGGVCITIIYIVLGNLPFIVVQRYNRPRLQKLFAMQQRKK, from the coding sequence ATGAAGCATTTTCTTATGTGTCTGCTATATATCGCGGCGTTAGGGGTTCTCTCCTTTGTAGTGGGGCGCTTGATCCCGAAGCATTGGTTTCACGCCGATCGTTTTCCTTGGGTCTGCCACCCGGCAGAGCAAAAACTATGGAAGCGGCTTCATGTTCGGAAATGGCAGGCAAAGATCCCCGATATGAGCCGCATATTCGTTAAAATCATGCCGGAAAAGAAACTGACAAAGGAAAACTATGAGAACTTGCCGCGCATGATAGAAGAAACTTGCGTGGCAGAGTGGACACATATTCTGTTGTCTATCGCCGGTCTTGGACTGCTGAAAATATGGTCCGGTGTTGGCGGGGTATGTATAACGATTATCTACATTGTGCTGGGTAATTTGCCGTTTATTGTTGTCCAGCGCTATAATCGCCCACGCCTGCAAAAGCTGTTTGCTATGCAGCAAAGGAAAAAATAG
- a CDS encoding recombinase family protein, with protein sequence MSSQKLILQKYADENGFQNTRFYVDDGYSGANFNRPAFEQMMDDMSNGDIAVIITKDLSRLGRNQLHTGLYIEEIFPSNDVRYIAVNDNVDTKYENSNELMPFKNLFNEWHVRDCSRKVRNVVNAKAQRGIRVGTRAPYGYRKGATKDSPLLVDEEAAAVVKRIFAMCAGGMGPAQIAKQLKKECIYSPSMYAYTKFGTSHSGLNAERPYNWTGDMVADMLQNMVYLGHTVNLRYSTKSYKDKKRCERPKSEWLIFENTHEELVDQETWDIVQEVRSHKRRRTNMDEQNMFSGLVYCADCSKPMVLHRAHTMKPEQNHFTCRTYKKDGAEVCSAHYIREVALKEIVLETIRRATEFARSDPERFAAYIQQKQSTEVAKEIRGLERELSTMRKRDGELDVVFKRMYEDSALGRVSNEQFRLLSEAYSKEKAQLAEAIPATEERLEKLRSSMANAKNFIAKARKFTDMTELTPELLRTFVAKIIVYEKEVKYSKHAPQKIHICFRDFNLNETDDMLLCGETTEKADSTIALPA encoded by the coding sequence ATCTCGTCTCAAAAACTTATCCTGCAAAAGTACGCCGATGAGAATGGGTTCCAGAACACCAGATTTTATGTGGACGATGGCTATTCCGGCGCGAATTTCAATCGCCCAGCCTTTGAACAGATGATGGATGACATGAGCAACGGCGACATCGCCGTCATCATCACAAAGGATCTTTCCCGCCTTGGAAGAAACCAACTGCACACCGGTCTTTATATCGAGGAGATATTCCCTTCCAATGATGTGCGCTACATCGCTGTCAACGACAATGTTGACACCAAGTATGAAAACAGCAACGAGCTGATGCCTTTCAAGAATTTGTTCAATGAATGGCACGTGCGGGACTGCAGCCGCAAGGTGCGGAATGTAGTGAACGCCAAGGCACAGCGGGGAATCCGGGTGGGGACACGAGCTCCTTACGGCTACCGCAAGGGTGCAACCAAGGACTCTCCTCTGTTGGTGGATGAGGAGGCGGCGGCTGTCGTCAAACGCATCTTCGCCATGTGCGCCGGCGGAATGGGACCAGCCCAGATTGCAAAGCAGCTCAAGAAAGAATGCATCTACAGTCCATCCATGTACGCCTATACGAAATTCGGCACATCCCATTCCGGGCTGAATGCAGAGCGGCCCTACAACTGGACTGGCGACATGGTGGCGGATATGCTTCAGAACATGGTCTACCTTGGGCACACGGTCAACCTTCGCTACAGCACCAAGTCCTACAAGGACAAAAAACGATGTGAACGCCCGAAATCAGAGTGGCTTATCTTTGAGAATACTCATGAAGAGCTGGTGGATCAGGAAACCTGGGATATCGTACAGGAGGTGCGATCTCATAAGCGCCGCCGCACGAATATGGATGAGCAGAATATGTTCTCTGGATTGGTGTATTGTGCGGACTGCAGTAAGCCCATGGTATTGCACCGGGCGCACACCATGAAGCCGGAACAGAATCATTTCACCTGCCGCACCTACAAGAAGGACGGGGCAGAAGTGTGTAGCGCTCACTATATCCGGGAAGTGGCACTGAAGGAAATCGTGCTGGAAACAATCCGCAGAGCCACAGAGTTTGCCAGGAGCGACCCGGAGCGGTTCGCCGCATATATTCAGCAAAAGCAATCTACTGAGGTGGCAAAGGAGATCCGGGGGTTGGAACGGGAATTGTCCACGATGCGGAAACGGGATGGCGAACTGGATGTAGTGTTCAAGCGGATGTATGAGGACAGCGCCTTGGGACGGGTGAGCAATGAGCAGTTCCGTTTGCTGTCTGAGGCATACTCCAAGGAGAAAGCGCAGCTGGCCGAAGCCATCCCTGCCACGGAGGAGCGCCTGGAGAAACTACGCAGTAGCATGGCCAACGCCAAGAACTTCATCGCCAAGGCCAGAAAGTTCACCGACATGACGGAACTGACCCCGGAACTGCTCCGCACCTTTGTGGCGAAAATCATCGTGTATGAGAAAGAGGTCAAATACTCCAAGCACGCACCGCAGAAGATCCACATCTGTTTTCGGGACTTCAACCTCAACGAGACAGACGATATGCTTCTATGCGGAGAGACAACAGAAAAGGCAGACAGTACAATTGCACTGCCTGCCTAA
- a CDS encoding MGDG synthase family glycosyltransferase — translation MQTLILSCNTGAGHNSCAQAVQEAYHSRGEICNITDSLQFISEKASTFISNWHTRIYRHAPRLFDAGYQRAESHEDIFCEGTPIYKLLSSGAERMYQYIRSAGYDNIICTHVFPALALTEMRRQHPCLQLVTSHISTDYTCAPCTADSALDWYFIPSTSLLGEFEQCGLQPQKLIASGIPVRQQFYQRVSQEAGKANAGISPAHQHILMMCGSMGCGPMEEIISYLCPYLTTEQELSVVCGTNDDLRKKLQKRTEKYSQVHVLGTVNNVPQLMQASDLFLTKPGGLSTSEAMAAELPMVLIDAVAGCETHNLNFFLRNGMAVTANTPKAIADTTIKTLNAPVLLSKMRAAMRSQTECTAADKIYEWIYSHAK, via the coding sequence ATGCAAACACTAATTCTAAGCTGCAACACTGGCGCAGGGCATAACTCCTGTGCGCAAGCAGTTCAGGAAGCCTACCACTCTCGCGGAGAAATCTGCAATATTACAGATTCTTTGCAGTTTATTTCAGAAAAAGCATCCACGTTTATTTCTAATTGGCATACCCGAATTTACCGCCATGCTCCAAGGCTTTTTGATGCTGGGTATCAGCGTGCGGAATCTCACGAAGATATTTTTTGTGAGGGAACGCCGATCTATAAGCTACTTTCCTCCGGCGCAGAGCGGATGTATCAATACATCCGCTCTGCAGGCTACGATAATATTATCTGTACTCATGTATTCCCAGCCTTGGCGTTGACAGAAATGCGCCGACAGCACCCATGCTTACAGCTTGTAACGAGCCACATTTCTACAGACTATACCTGCGCTCCCTGCACAGCGGATTCTGCGCTGGACTGGTATTTCATTCCGTCCACTTCGCTGTTAGGTGAGTTTGAACAATGTGGACTTCAACCTCAAAAGCTGATCGCCAGTGGAATCCCTGTGCGGCAGCAATTCTACCAGCGTGTGTCACAAGAAGCAGGAAAAGCCAACGCCGGAATCTCTCCTGCTCATCAACATATTTTAATGATGTGCGGTAGCATGGGCTGCGGTCCAATGGAGGAGATTATATCGTATCTCTGCCCTTACCTCACAACAGAACAAGAACTTAGTGTTGTATGCGGCACAAATGATGATTTACGCAAAAAACTCCAAAAAAGGACAGAAAAGTATTCTCAAGTTCATGTTCTGGGAACCGTCAATAATGTGCCGCAGCTCATGCAAGCCTCAGACCTATTCCTGACAAAGCCCGGAGGTCTAAGTACATCTGAGGCAATGGCGGCAGAGTTACCAATGGTGCTTATCGATGCAGTGGCTGGCTGCGAGACACATAATCTGAATTTTTTTCTGCGTAATGGAATGGCCGTCACAGCCAATACGCCAAAAGCAATCGCAGACACCACAATAAAAACGCTAAATGCCCCAGTGCTTCTTTCTAAAATGCGCGCGGCAATGCGGTCGCAGACGGAATGTACGGCAGCCGATAAAATCTATGAATGGATATACAGTCATGCAAAGTAA
- the bsh gene encoding choloylglycine hydrolase encodes MCTAATYKTKDFYMGRTLDYEFSYGEQITITPRNYEFDFRFAGKIKSHYALIGMAFVAGGYPLYYDAVNEKGLGMAGLNFVGNAAYEEALPEDETEVSQVAQFEFIPWILTQCATVAEAREKLAAMRLTGTAFSEQLPTAQLHWIIADKDSCIVVESMKDGLHVYDNPVGVLTNNPPFPSQMFALNNYAGVSRKQPESTFAGVLQLDAYSRGMGGMGIPGDLSSQSRFVKVAFTKLNSISGEEEDESVSQFFHILGSVDQQRGCCEVTEGKYEITIYTSCCNTAKGIYYYTTYDNHQITAVDMHAENLDSDQLICYPLLSKGEVRWQNK; translated from the coding sequence ATGTGTACAGCAGCAACTTACAAAACAAAAGATTTTTATATGGGCAGAACGCTTGATTATGAATTTTCCTATGGGGAACAGATCACGATAACGCCAAGAAATTACGAATTTGATTTCCGGTTTGCCGGGAAGATAAAAAGCCATTATGCTTTGATCGGAATGGCATTTGTTGCAGGAGGTTATCCGCTTTATTATGATGCTGTTAATGAAAAAGGCCTTGGAATGGCAGGTCTTAATTTTGTCGGCAATGCGGCATATGAAGAAGCTTTGCCGGAAGATGAAACAGAAGTCAGCCAGGTGGCACAGTTCGAGTTCATCCCATGGATCCTTACACAGTGTGCTACTGTAGCAGAGGCGAGAGAGAAGCTGGCAGCAATGAGACTGACAGGCACAGCATTCAGTGAACAGCTGCCGACAGCACAGCTTCACTGGATCATTGCAGACAAAGACTCCTGTATCGTTGTTGAGTCTATGAAAGATGGGCTGCATGTATATGATAATCCGGTAGGAGTGCTTACCAATAATCCACCATTCCCGAGTCAGATGTTTGCACTGAATAATTATGCCGGAGTATCCAGAAAACAGCCGGAGAGTACTTTTGCAGGAGTATTACAGCTTGATGCATATAGCAGAGGAATGGGTGGAATGGGAATACCTGGAGATCTTTCCAGCCAGTCAAGATTTGTGAAAGTTGCCTTTACAAAATTAAATTCGATCTCCGGTGAAGAAGAGGATGAGAGTGTAAGCCAGTTCTTCCATATCTTAGGATCCGTAGATCAGCAGCGTGGATGCTGTGAGGTGACAGAAGGCAAATATGAGATCACGATATACACGTCCTGTTGTAATACAGCAAAAGGTATTTATTATTATACGACTTATGATAATCATCAGATCACAGCGGTTGACATGCATGCGGAAAATCTGGATTCAGATCAGCTGATCTGTTATCCGCTTCTGTCCAAGGGCGAAGTCAGATGGCAGAATAAATAA
- the crcB gene encoding fluoride efflux transporter CrcB, with translation MLLNCVFVGLGGAAGSICRYLLGLLPLKPVSGFPAITLCINIAGAFALGLIGALAGKYAKLNPQLLLFLRVGVCGGFTTFSTFSVETAGLLQSGKTGLAMLYTALSLLLGVTVVLLGQRLVR, from the coding sequence ATGCTGCTGAACTGCGTATTCGTTGGTTTGGGCGGCGCAGCCGGTTCCATCTGCCGCTATCTGCTGGGGCTGCTGCCCCTGAAACCGGTCAGCGGCTTTCCGGCTATTACCCTGTGCATCAATATCGCAGGTGCCTTTGCGCTGGGCCTAATCGGGGCGCTGGCGGGGAAGTATGCCAAGCTGAACCCGCAGCTGCTTCTGTTCCTTCGGGTGGGGGTGTGCGGCGGCTTCACCACCTTCTCTACCTTTTCCGTGGAGACGGCAGGTCTGCTGCAAAGCGGAAAGACCGGCCTTGCGATGCTGTATACGGCGCTGAGCCTGCTGTTGGGCGTGACGGTGGTGCTGCTGGGGCAGCGGTTGGTGCGGTAA
- a CDS encoding recombinase family protein produces MKRGYSRCSTNETKQDIGRQVRELKAAGAEVVYMEYEHGDAKVKSQQAQMFADAEAGDTILVLEVPRLARSTQQLCEIIEIIREKRLRLVILGSITLDCREGKADPMSEAFLQMAGVFSQLELAMIRSRVRSGMANAKAKGKRIGRPQVGKEDIPANFLRHYPAFKSGTLNVSELARVCDLSRTTVYKYIELLER; encoded by the coding sequence ATGAAAAGAGGATATTCCAGATGCTCCACCAATGAAACCAAGCAGGACATTGGCAGACAGGTACGGGAGCTGAAAGCCGCTGGCGCAGAGGTCGTCTACATGGAGTACGAACACGGAGACGCCAAGGTGAAAAGCCAGCAGGCGCAGATGTTCGCAGACGCCGAGGCAGGCGACACCATTCTTGTGTTGGAGGTCCCGAGACTTGCCAGAAGCACCCAGCAGCTTTGTGAGATCATCGAGATCATCCGAGAAAAGCGCCTGCGGCTGGTGATTCTTGGCAGTATCACGCTGGACTGTCGGGAGGGCAAAGCAGACCCTATGAGCGAGGCATTTCTGCAAATGGCAGGCGTGTTCAGCCAGTTGGAGCTTGCCATGATACGGAGCCGTGTGCGCTCTGGTATGGCGAATGCCAAAGCTAAGGGAAAGCGAATCGGCAGGCCGCAGGTAGGCAAGGAGGACATTCCTGCAAATTTCCTGAGACATTATCCTGCATTCAAAAGTGGAACGCTGAATGTTTCGGAATTGGCAAGGGTTTGCGATTTGAGCAGGACAACGGTTTATAAGTATATTGAGCTGTTGGAGAGATAA
- a CDS encoding AI-2E family transporter, giving the protein MDKSYKKPLLLITFGVILFAAFNNLNYVANFLKSCIGLLAPILSGLLLAFVLSVPVRGLAKRLRRKLTKATDRQIDMISLLLTLICVIAIIALLCVIAIPQLTASVKSIAALVQEKWPDWVGLLQRYGIDTEKLSAHFAALDWKSILQSISSEMNTVIFSVANVAGSTVSAIADVAISLVITFYVLIGWRELSSQSKRALYAYCKESVADRICHISKLAHDTYAKFLSGQCVEVMILGTLIFLSFSVAGIPYAGLTAVLTAAFAFVPYIGGFLSCAFGILFTLLAAPNKALLCLIVYQATQFVENQFIYPHVVGNSVGLSPFWTLLAVLLGGKLFGVLGMIFFIPLMALVSQLLHESIERRLHTRKPELSNVQSNSDENTDISQ; this is encoded by the coding sequence ATGGATAAATCCTACAAAAAGCCGCTTCTACTAATCACGTTTGGGGTGATCTTATTTGCGGCATTCAACAATCTAAACTATGTTGCCAACTTTCTAAAATCGTGTATTGGCTTGCTCGCTCCGATTTTATCAGGCCTTTTGCTGGCCTTTGTTCTGAGTGTACCCGTGCGCGGACTGGCAAAGAGGCTTCGACGAAAGCTGACTAAAGCTACAGATCGGCAAATAGACATGATAAGCCTGTTACTGACGCTGATATGTGTTATTGCGATTATTGCTCTTCTGTGTGTAATTGCGATTCCACAGCTCACTGCATCTGTAAAAAGCATTGCTGCTCTTGTTCAAGAAAAATGGCCTGACTGGGTCGGCTTATTGCAAAGATACGGCATTGACACAGAGAAACTGTCGGCACATTTTGCTGCGCTCGATTGGAAATCTATTCTGCAAAGCATTTCGAGCGAAATGAACACAGTGATTTTCTCAGTTGCCAATGTTGCTGGCTCTACGGTATCTGCGATTGCTGATGTTGCAATTTCACTTGTGATCACATTCTATGTGCTAATTGGATGGCGTGAATTGAGCAGTCAAAGCAAACGGGCACTGTATGCCTACTGTAAGGAATCCGTTGCAGATAGAATTTGCCATATTTCGAAACTTGCACATGACACCTATGCGAAGTTTCTTTCTGGTCAGTGTGTCGAGGTTATGATTCTTGGAACATTGATCTTTCTTTCGTTTTCTGTTGCAGGGATTCCATATGCGGGGCTAACAGCTGTTTTAACTGCCGCCTTTGCATTCGTTCCTTATATTGGAGGATTTCTCTCCTGCGCTTTCGGCATTTTATTTACTTTATTGGCGGCTCCGAACAAGGCGCTCCTATGCTTGATCGTCTATCAGGCAACTCAGTTTGTTGAAAATCAGTTCATCTATCCGCACGTCGTGGGAAACAGTGTAGGGCTATCCCCGTTCTGGACGTTGTTGGCGGTTTTGCTGGGCGGTAAACTGTTCGGTGTCCTTGGCATGATTTTCTTTATTCCGTTAATGGCTCTTGTATCTCAGCTTCTACACGAATCAATCGAACGGCGGCTGCATACCCGCAAACCGGAGCTGTCCAATGTACAAAGCAACTCAGACGAGAATACAGACATATCTCAATGA